The Acidobacteriota bacterium genome includes a window with the following:
- the thiE gene encoding thiamine phosphate synthase translates to MIPGLKDRLKLYLVAQRGEGGTEPLCERVREAVRGGVTLVQLRAKTLSARDFYHDALALGEMLALRGVPFIVNDRVDLAALVPGAGVHLGQEDLPVRVARKLLGPDRIIGVSAHTPEEAEAAEADGADYIGAGPAFHTTTKRDTGAPQTPESLGRIRAATRLPVVAIGGIHAGNAALLRGLGLAGVAVSSAICGAPDPREAAFNVLKAWGEF, encoded by the coding sequence ATGATTCCCGGGCTGAAGGATCGTCTGAAGCTGTATCTGGTGGCCCAGCGGGGCGAGGGGGGAACCGAGCCGCTCTGCGAAAGGGTCCGCGAGGCCGTGCGGGGCGGCGTGACCCTGGTCCAGCTCCGGGCCAAGACCCTGTCCGCCCGCGACTTCTACCACGACGCGTTGGCGCTCGGGGAGATGCTGGCGCTGCGCGGGGTCCCCTTCATCGTCAACGACCGGGTGGACCTGGCCGCCCTGGTCCCGGGGGCGGGCGTCCACCTGGGGCAGGAGGACCTCCCCGTCCGCGTCGCACGGAAGCTGCTGGGGCCGGACCGTATCATCGGCGTCTCGGCGCACACGCCCGAGGAGGCGGAAGCCGCCGAGGCGGACGGGGCGGACTACATCGGCGCGGGCCCCGCCTTCCACACCACCACGAAGCGCGACACGGGCGCCCCCCAGACCCCGGAGAGCCTGGGCCGGATCCGGGCCGCCACCCGGCTCCCCGTGGTGGCCATCGGGGGCATCCACGCGGGGAACGCGGCCCTTCTCCGGGGGCTGGGCCTGGCCGGCGTGGCCGTCTCCAGCGCCATCTGCGGCGCCCCCGACCCCCGGGAGGCCGCCTTTAACGTCCTCAAGGCCTGGGGCGAGTTCTGA
- a CDS encoding M4 family metallopeptidase: protein MVLTVVVMGVAVFAAFAEKGATDVPRVAVSAGEAALTTASDYLTAEAGRHVNLSGRENFVPRSVNEDGSGFAHVRYDSHVNGVRVYGGEVIVHVDQKQGRAVGLSNFHPVVKATESIPVVQANEASQIALWNLDLPFLTRDLPPAELVFYPSGKDFQLAWLVDAFIEDDSLPGPVARMFVIDAFTGNIVTSWDNLHTGKPSGGGTNPGSGTAATGSGRSLYLGTIAMNTEFYASAATYGMVDKHAGNSYTINMNNGTRSGTLFTDTDNVWGNGSTSDKTSVGVDAHLGMTYTYDYFKNVHGRNGLWNNGTGVYSRVHYSRSYNNAFWSDSCRCMTYGDGDGYYFTPLACIDVAAHEMSHGLCAATAKLAYSGESGGLNESNSDIFGCCVEFFANNPSDRPDWLIGETIYLRGTALRYMDHPTKDGYSIDHYSDYYSGLDVHYSSGLANNVFYLLANGGTNDTSKVSVSGIGIAKAERIWYVALTGYMSSTCTFAQARAACVNAATQLYGASSTEVQRVKDAWYACGVN, encoded by the coding sequence TTGGTTCTGACTGTGGTGGTGATGGGGGTTGCGGTTTTCGCCGCTTTCGCCGAAAAGGGCGCGACAGATGTCCCGCGCGTGGCGGTATCCGCCGGCGAGGCCGCGCTGACGACCGCTTCGGATTACCTGACGGCCGAGGCCGGGAGACACGTGAACCTGTCCGGCCGCGAGAATTTCGTCCCGCGCTCGGTCAACGAGGACGGTTCGGGCTTCGCCCACGTCCGCTACGATTCACACGTCAACGGGGTCCGGGTGTACGGGGGCGAAGTCATCGTCCACGTGGACCAGAAACAGGGCAGGGCGGTCGGCCTGTCCAACTTCCACCCGGTGGTGAAGGCCACCGAGAGCATCCCGGTCGTCCAGGCCAACGAGGCCTCCCAGATCGCGTTGTGGAATCTCGACCTGCCGTTCCTGACCAGGGACCTCCCGCCGGCCGAACTGGTTTTCTACCCCTCCGGGAAGGACTTCCAGCTGGCCTGGCTGGTTGACGCCTTCATCGAGGACGACAGCCTTCCGGGCCCGGTGGCCCGGATGTTCGTCATCGACGCCTTCACGGGCAACATCGTCACCTCCTGGGACAACCTGCACACCGGCAAACCCAGCGGGGGCGGAACCAACCCCGGTTCCGGGACGGCGGCCACGGGTTCCGGGCGATCCCTCTACCTGGGCACCATCGCCATGAACACCGAGTTCTACGCTTCCGCCGCGACCTACGGCATGGTGGACAAGCACGCCGGCAACAGCTACACCATCAACATGAACAACGGCACCCGGAGCGGGACGCTCTTCACCGACACGGACAACGTCTGGGGCAACGGCTCCACGTCCGACAAGACTTCCGTCGGCGTCGACGCCCACCTGGGCATGACCTACACCTACGACTACTTCAAGAACGTCCACGGGCGCAACGGCCTCTGGAACAACGGCACCGGGGTCTACTCCCGCGTCCACTACTCCCGGTCCTACAACAACGCCTTCTGGTCCGACTCCTGCAGATGCATGACCTACGGCGACGGGGACGGGTACTACTTCACCCCCCTGGCCTGTATCGACGTGGCGGCCCACGAGATGAGCCACGGGCTCTGCGCCGCCACCGCGAAGCTGGCCTACAGCGGCGAGTCCGGCGGCCTGAACGAGTCCAACTCCGACATCTTCGGCTGCTGCGTGGAATTTTTCGCCAACAACCCGAGCGACCGCCCCGACTGGCTGATCGGCGAGACGATCTACCTGCGCGGCACGGCCCTGCGCTACATGGACCACCCGACGAAGGACGGCTACAGCATCGACCACTACTCCGACTACTACAGCGGCCTGGACGTCCACTACAGCTCCGGCCTGGCCAACAACGTCTTTTACCTCCTGGCCAACGGCGGGACCAACGACACCTCCAAGGTCAGCGTGAGCGGCATCGGCATCGCCAAGGCCGAGCGGATCTGGTACGTGGCCCTGACCGGCTACATGAGCTCCACCTGCACCTTCGCCCAGGCCCGCGCCGCCTGCGTCAACGCCGCCACCCAGCTCTACGGCGCCTCCAGCACCGAGGTCCAGCGCGTGAAGGACGCCTGGTACGCCTGCGGCGTCAACTGA
- a CDS encoding response regulator, translating into MTLRDKPAILVVDDDPAILHSYMFMLSVAGFTPVTAVNGDEARSRMMEHTPPVALVDLKIKNENGIEVASVLKEMDPFLEVIIITGYPSHETAVRAMKIGAFDYLAKTSETETILETLREALAQRELKLFQSGVSGYREGSIRLIVVCHNTLTRHGILQFLSRSEHFQLVNFFPSLPVLLHTPEINREGLLLVCAQCSFRDEEEAIGSVATIRKDLPSLRVVLFNVDYPEETRTELIKRGTAGFLETNLPDGEMEKALLDIHRGEIRVEPNVLSRAIAELADFYARSNLSTSPAPEETEGVLTAREKEILRCLARGMKNKAIGEKLFISEKTVKTHVNNIFRKLGAETRLQAINLAYERKLLF; encoded by the coding sequence ATGACCCTGAGAGACAAACCGGCCATTCTCGTCGTGGACGACGACCCCGCGATCCTGCACAGCTACATGTTCATGCTCTCGGTGGCCGGCTTCACCCCGGTCACGGCCGTGAACGGGGACGAGGCCCGCAGCCGGATGATGGAGCACACGCCGCCGGTGGCCCTGGTCGATCTCAAAATCAAGAATGAAAACGGGATCGAAGTGGCATCGGTCCTCAAGGAGATGGACCCCTTCCTCGAGGTGATCATCATCACCGGCTATCCATCCCACGAAACCGCGGTCCGCGCCATGAAGATCGGGGCCTTCGACTACCTGGCCAAGACTTCGGAGACCGAAACCATCCTGGAGACCCTCCGGGAGGCCTTGGCCCAGCGGGAGCTGAAGCTGTTCCAGAGCGGGGTGTCGGGGTATCGCGAGGGGTCGATCCGCCTGATCGTGGTCTGCCACAACACCCTCACCCGGCACGGGATCCTCCAGTTCCTCTCCCGCAGCGAGCACTTCCAGCTCGTCAACTTCTTCCCCAGCCTTCCCGTCCTCCTCCACACGCCGGAGATCAACCGGGAGGGTCTCCTGCTCGTCTGCGCCCAGTGCTCGTTCCGGGACGAGGAGGAGGCGATCGGGAGCGTCGCCACGATCCGGAAGGACCTGCCCAGCCTCCGGGTCGTCCTCTTCAACGTCGATTACCCGGAGGAGACCCGCACCGAGCTCATCAAGCGCGGGACAGCCGGGTTCCTCGAGACGAACCTCCCGGACGGCGAGATGGAGAAAGCCCTCCTGGACATCCACCGCGGCGAGATCCGGGTCGAGCCCAACGTGCTGTCCCGGGCCATCGCCGAGCTGGCTGACTTCTACGCCCGAAGCAACCTCTCCACCTCCCCGGCCCCGGAGGAAACGGAGGGGGTGTTGACCGCCCGGGAGAAGGAAATCCTTCGATGCCTCGCCCGGGGCATGAAGAACAAGGCCATCGGGGAGAAACTCTTCATCAGCGAGAAGACGGTCAAAACCCACGTGAACAACATCTTCCGGAAACTCGGGGCCGAAACCCGCCTCCAGGCCATCAACCTGGCCTACGAAAGGAAACTCCTCTTCTGA
- a CDS encoding polyprenyl synthetase family protein has protein sequence MDKERAHTFLAMVMPDLERVREIFLSLTRSIDSVVERIGGLVRENAGKMLRPALMLLSHRMLDGDGAERRCEAREAPPDPVLRLAAVIELLHTATLVHDDVIDEADMRRGSPSLNALCGNEVSVLAGDWCYITALQAAVELRNFQVLDILLDVVRRMVEGELIQLDFIGRIDITREESLDIASRKTAHLFSSCTRLAGVLRGRERAEIDALFRIGFDLGMAFQLMDDVLDFTAAEAKLGKPIMNDLREGKVTLPVIHLLEGGDPRHRHLVKTVLAEKDFRTVQAEEFRHLLTENGCIARTVSLAETYIHSGKACLGAYPPSPCRDALLGIADFILTRGY, from the coding sequence ATGGACAAAGAGCGCGCCCACACTTTCCTGGCCATGGTGATGCCCGACCTCGAGCGGGTGCGGGAGATTTTCCTCTCGCTCACCCGTTCGATCGACAGCGTGGTGGAGCGCATCGGCGGGCTGGTCCGCGAAAACGCGGGGAAGATGCTCCGCCCGGCGCTGATGCTCCTGTCCCACCGGATGCTGGACGGAGACGGGGCGGAACGGCGCTGCGAGGCCCGGGAGGCCCCGCCGGACCCGGTGCTCCGGCTGGCCGCCGTCATCGAGCTTCTGCACACCGCCACCCTGGTGCACGACGATGTCATCGACGAGGCGGACATGCGCCGGGGTTCCCCCAGCCTCAACGCCCTCTGCGGCAACGAGGTTTCGGTGCTGGCGGGCGACTGGTGCTACATCACGGCCCTGCAGGCCGCCGTCGAACTCCGGAACTTCCAGGTGCTGGACATCCTCCTCGACGTGGTCCGCCGCATGGTGGAGGGGGAACTGATCCAGCTGGATTTCATCGGCCGGATCGACATCACGCGGGAGGAGAGCCTGGACATCGCCTCCCGCAAGACCGCCCACCTCTTTTCCTCCTGCACGCGCCTGGCGGGGGTGCTTCGCGGCCGTGAGCGAGCGGAGATCGACGCCCTCTTCCGGATCGGTTTCGACCTGGGCATGGCTTTCCAGCTCATGGACGACGTTCTGGACTTCACGGCGGCCGAGGCGAAGCTGGGCAAGCCCATCATGAACGACCTCCGGGAAGGCAAGGTCACCCTGCCGGTCATCCATCTCCTGGAGGGGGGAGATCCCCGGCATCGCCACCTGGTGAAGACCGTGCTGGCGGAAAAGGATTTCCGGACCGTCCAGGCGGAGGAATTCCGGCATCTCCTCACCGAGAACGGGTGCATCGCCAGAACCGTCTCCCTGGCCGAGACGTATATACACTCCGGGAAAGCGTGCCTGGGCGCCTATCCCCCGTCCCCCTGCCGGGACGCGCTGCTGGGAATCGCGGATTTCATTCTGACCCGCGGCTACTGA
- a CDS encoding TatD family hydrolase, protein MNPIDIVDTHAHLEMPAFDADREAVIDRARDAGVIRILSVGNARPEERSMEKSLDLCSRFPGLSTSVGIHPHDASLASEAWYRRFEDYAASPHVWALGEIGLDYHYDLSPRDVQCRVFAEQLDLARALDLPVIVHSREAAEDTCRLLEAHWAPPNPGGILHCFAGDGAMARRCMALGFHVSFAGNITFPRAQGLRDALAEVPDDRLLLETDSPYLSPVPHRGKRNEPARVAEVFREAARLRGCGYTEVAGRVMHNFKNVFSKWFPTVL, encoded by the coding sequence ATGAATCCCATCGACATCGTGGACACTCACGCACACCTCGAGATGCCGGCGTTCGACGCCGACCGGGAAGCGGTCATCGACCGGGCGCGCGATGCGGGGGTCATCCGCATCCTGTCCGTCGGAAACGCCCGCCCGGAGGAGCGGTCCATGGAAAAATCCCTGGACCTGTGCAGCCGCTTCCCCGGGCTCTCCACGTCGGTGGGCATCCACCCCCACGACGCCTCCCTCGCGTCGGAGGCGTGGTACCGCCGGTTCGAGGACTACGCGGCCTCCCCCCACGTCTGGGCGCTGGGGGAGATCGGGCTCGACTACCACTACGACCTGTCGCCCCGGGACGTGCAGTGCCGGGTCTTCGCCGAGCAGCTCGACCTGGCCCGCGCCCTGGACCTGCCGGTCATCGTGCACAGCCGCGAGGCGGCGGAGGACACTTGCCGCCTTCTCGAGGCGCACTGGGCCCCGCCCAACCCCGGAGGGATCCTGCACTGTTTCGCCGGGGACGGCGCCATGGCGAGGCGCTGCATGGCCCTCGGTTTCCACGTGTCCTTTGCCGGCAACATCACCTTCCCCAGGGCCCAGGGGCTGCGGGACGCCCTGGCCGAGGTCCCGGACGACCGCCTGCTGCTGGAGACCGATTCCCCCTACCTCTCGCCGGTGCCTCACCGCGGGAAGCGCAACGAACCGGCCCGCGTGGCGGAGGTCTTCCGGGAGGCGGCCCGGCTGCGCGGGTGCGGCTACACGGAGGTGGCCGGCCGGGTGATGCACAATTTCAAAAATGTATTTTCGAAATGGTTCCCGACCGTGCTATAA
- a CDS encoding PqqD family protein — protein sequence MKRFLETETDDGLLLYDPDTDHVHSLNATGLYIFRKHAEGKTEDEIVEEILSGFSSTDPDGIRRDVHAFLSNLREKDLA from the coding sequence ATGAAACGATTCCTGGAGACCGAAACCGACGACGGGCTCTTGCTCTACGACCCGGACACCGACCACGTCCACAGTCTCAACGCCACCGGGCTCTACATCTTCCGGAAGCACGCCGAGGGCAAAACGGAGGACGAGATCGTCGAGGAGATCCTGTCCGGTTTTTCCTCGACGGATCCCGACGGGATCCGGCGGGACGTGCACGCGTTCCTCTCGAACCTCCGGGAGAAGGACCTCGCCTGA
- the tadA gene encoding tRNA adenosine(34) deaminase TadA, whose product MSKLPPNRDEYWMAMALAEARAAEAEGEVPVGAVIIRGDELLATGRNRTIGRRDPTAHAEMEALRAAALAAGNHRLGGCTLYVTLEPCAMCVGAVVQARVDRLVHGTRDVRWGCLGSKVDLGAPGLFNHTFVVTGGVRDAECRALLQAFFRKRRKRVDDGPPGASFPFPVYSRTFPGSGQLTAHAILHPTRPRWTLVNDTGFATAKLLCRGLDDEAVSEALAGSFEAEPAAILPDVRSFREQWHAAGMDGPAGSPSPRTPALESLQVHVTERCNLRCPHCYAGCPSVASPRDLPFTTLRRLLREAAGLGFRETVLSGGEPLLHPELKRILAHAASRSDVTLLTNGTLVDEGWASALKRHVKVIQVSLDGPDAEVNDRIRGEGAFEAALRGLRFLLDAGLGERISLAFTLMEGNLDTAESMVELASRLGVKRVRFLPLRRMGEASRPGTRAGEALPAERKTAFYERIMGYGRSRSLPVELECGLTGYVLSPESGAPDETWCPLGRQLWASFDGDVYPCSFLTGPEYRLGNFHTDSLKALLASPRLAATCRTLAERVDRSPACRECRWRGLCQGGCLGMALHDRGSTAAPDGDCAYRISLYEKTFDRLLERFLAET is encoded by the coding sequence ATGAGCAAACTCCCACCGAACCGGGACGAGTACTGGATGGCGATGGCCCTGGCCGAGGCGAGGGCGGCGGAAGCGGAGGGAGAAGTCCCCGTGGGCGCCGTGATCATCCGGGGGGATGAACTTCTGGCCACGGGCCGGAATCGAACCATCGGCCGTCGCGACCCGACCGCCCACGCCGAGATGGAGGCCCTCCGGGCAGCGGCCCTCGCGGCGGGGAACCACCGGCTGGGGGGTTGCACCCTCTACGTCACGCTGGAACCGTGCGCGATGTGCGTCGGGGCCGTCGTGCAGGCGCGCGTGGACCGCCTGGTCCACGGCACCCGGGACGTCCGCTGGGGCTGTCTCGGCTCGAAGGTGGACCTCGGCGCCCCGGGCCTGTTCAACCACACCTTCGTGGTCACCGGCGGCGTGCGGGACGCGGAGTGCCGAGCCCTCCTGCAGGCCTTTTTCCGGAAGCGCCGGAAGCGGGTGGACGACGGCCCGCCGGGGGCCTCCTTCCCCTTCCCCGTCTACAGCCGGACTTTTCCGGGCAGCGGCCAACTCACCGCCCACGCGATCCTGCACCCCACGCGGCCGCGGTGGACCCTCGTGAACGACACCGGCTTCGCGACGGCGAAGCTCCTCTGCCGGGGGCTTGACGACGAGGCCGTGTCCGAGGCCCTGGCCGGGTCCTTCGAGGCAGAGCCCGCCGCCATCCTCCCCGACGTCCGGTCCTTCCGCGAGCAGTGGCACGCCGCAGGGATGGACGGGCCCGCCGGGTCGCCGTCGCCCCGCACCCCCGCCCTCGAATCCCTGCAGGTCCACGTCACGGAGCGATGCAACCTCCGATGCCCTCACTGCTACGCCGGCTGCCCTTCCGTCGCTTCCCCGAGGGACCTGCCCTTCACCACGCTCCGGCGTCTGCTGAGGGAAGCAGCCGGGCTCGGGTTCCGGGAGACGGTCCTGTCCGGGGGGGAGCCCCTCCTGCACCCCGAATTGAAGCGCATCCTCGCACACGCCGCCTCGCGCTCCGACGTCACCCTCCTCACGAACGGGACCCTGGTGGACGAAGGCTGGGCTTCCGCGCTGAAGCGGCACGTCAAGGTCATCCAGGTCAGCCTGGACGGTCCGGACGCGGAGGTCAACGACCGGATCCGGGGAGAGGGCGCCTTCGAGGCCGCCCTGCGAGGCCTCCGGTTCCTGCTCGACGCCGGGCTCGGCGAGCGGATAAGCCTGGCTTTCACCTTGATGGAGGGCAATCTCGACACGGCGGAAAGCATGGTGGAGCTGGCCTCGCGCCTGGGGGTGAAACGGGTGCGGTTCCTGCCGTTGCGGAGGATGGGGGAGGCGTCCCGGCCGGGGACCCGCGCCGGGGAAGCCCTCCCTGCGGAGCGGAAAACCGCCTTCTACGAGCGCATCATGGGCTACGGCCGGTCCCGTTCCCTACCCGTCGAACTGGAGTGCGGGCTGACCGGCTACGTGCTTTCCCCGGAAAGCGGCGCTCCCGACGAAACCTGGTGTCCCCTGGGCCGGCAGCTCTGGGCGTCGTTCGACGGGGACGTGTACCCGTGCAGCTTCCTGACCGGTCCGGAATACCGGCTGGGGAATTTCCACACCGATTCGCTGAAGGCCCTGCTGGCGTCCCCCCGGTTGGCAGCGACCTGCCGGACCCTGGCCGAGCGCGTCGACCGGAGCCCGGCCTGCCGGGAATGCCGCTGGAGGGGGCTCTGCCAGGGTGGCTGCCTGGGGATGGCCCTGCACGACCGCGGCTCCACGGCGGCGCCCGACGGCGATTGTGCCTACCGGATTTCCCTGTACGAGAAGACTTTCGACCGCCTCCTCGAGCGGTTCCTGGCGGAAACGTGA
- a CDS encoding acetate kinase codes for MDILVINSGSSSIKFQLVNPEKRDVLCKGLLERIGIADGIFNYEPTGKPRIKETRDIPTHKAGIAMVLEAITSPQHGVIASLDEIDAVGHRIVHGGERIKHSELLSDDVVEVIRDCSKLAPLHNPPNLMGVEAVKAYLPDIPHVGVFDTAFHATMPEPSYIYALDYDCYGKHGIRRFGFHGTSHQYVAMRGAEILGMPLEDFNCVTCHMGNGVSLTAVKGGRSMDTTLGFGTMCGVPMGTRAGDVDPAIILYLIDDLGMSTKEVHDLLYKKSGFKGLSGLTNDMRDTEKAAAEGNHRAQLALDVFFHIARKYVAALATNLGGRLDAVIFTAGIGENSPETRWEVCQGLEFMGVHVDPEKNRVRGKEAIVSTDGSPVKVMAIPTNEELMIAIDTARVAKGLAGRV; via the coding sequence ATGGACATACTGGTCATCAACAGCGGGAGTTCCTCCATCAAGTTCCAGCTCGTGAACCCCGAGAAGCGCGACGTGCTCTGCAAGGGTCTCCTGGAACGGATCGGCATCGCCGACGGCATCTTCAACTACGAGCCGACGGGCAAGCCCCGCATCAAGGAAACCCGGGACATCCCCACCCACAAGGCCGGGATCGCCATGGTGCTCGAGGCCATCACGTCACCCCAGCACGGCGTGATCGCATCCCTCGACGAGATCGACGCCGTGGGCCACCGGATCGTCCACGGCGGGGAGCGGATCAAGCACTCCGAACTGCTGAGCGACGACGTCGTCGAGGTCATCCGCGACTGCTCCAAGCTGGCCCCGCTCCACAACCCGCCCAACCTCATGGGCGTCGAGGCGGTGAAGGCCTACCTGCCCGACATCCCCCACGTCGGGGTCTTCGACACGGCCTTCCACGCCACCATGCCGGAGCCGTCCTACATTTACGCCCTGGACTACGACTGCTACGGCAAGCACGGCATCCGCCGCTTCGGCTTCCACGGCACCTCCCACCAGTACGTGGCCATGCGCGGGGCCGAGATCCTCGGGATGCCCCTGGAGGACTTCAACTGCGTGACCTGCCACATGGGCAACGGCGTCTCCCTGACCGCCGTCAAGGGGGGCCGGTCCATGGACACCACCCTGGGCTTCGGCACCATGTGCGGCGTTCCCATGGGGACCCGCGCGGGCGACGTGGACCCCGCCATCATCCTCTACCTGATCGACGACCTGGGGATGAGCACGAAGGAGGTCCACGACCTGCTCTACAAGAAGTCCGGGTTCAAGGGGCTGAGCGGCCTCACCAACGACATGCGCGACACCGAGAAGGCCGCGGCGGAGGGCAACCATCGGGCCCAGCTGGCCCTGGACGTGTTCTTCCACATCGCGCGCAAGTACGTCGCCGCGCTGGCCACCAACCTGGGCGGCCGGCTGGACGCCGTCATCTTCACCGCGGGCATCGGCGAGAACTCCCCCGAGACCCGCTGGGAAGTCTGCCAGGGCCTGGAGTTCATGGGTGTCCACGTGGACCCCGAGAAGAACCGGGTCCGGGGGAAGGAAGCCATCGTGTCCACCGACGGCTCCCCGGTGAAGGTCATGGCCATCCCCACCAACGAGGAGCTGATGATCGCCATCGACACGGCCCGGGTCGCCAAGGGTCTCGCCGGCCGCGTTTGA
- a CDS encoding energy transducer TonB: MRKIIQAITERLPFGSPDARSDYNLLLKGALNPPHPAAPHGGNGKGPHAAPPAPSVPMGGEAPGMPPGPPPKPRIDPRTLELPMTRLLVSRAAPSPEERLTLKRSAEISFGLHAGIILVVAFVLIILPLIKPEQLTELILTLQAPPAPQTEQFPEADIHKDTTVYKEESLVKEAGQSGGAKESKPGGGGGGGGSLPDVKPQSHDYGDAKGFVPKPIKDAFDMPELEPDAPILPTGMAVPPPPNISNLMPSNKLVDGPIVPDHVPEVIGGGTGTGVGSGRGSGYGPGSGGGWGGGTGGGRGPGTGRGSGPGDGDGIGYAKAGDPGVQAPQAIFKPNPKFTDEAIQRRVTGVVLLVGIVRENGRMDTIRVLRGLGYGLDESAQQTVLSKWKFKPGMKDGRPVACQVTIEVVFQLY; the protein is encoded by the coding sequence ATGCGAAAGATCATTCAAGCCATCACCGAACGACTTCCCTTCGGGTCTCCCGACGCGAGGTCGGACTACAACCTGCTTCTGAAAGGCGCCCTGAATCCGCCACACCCGGCCGCCCCCCACGGCGGGAACGGGAAGGGGCCGCACGCGGCACCGCCCGCACCGTCCGTGCCGATGGGGGGCGAAGCCCCCGGCATGCCCCCCGGCCCGCCGCCGAAGCCTCGCATCGACCCGCGGACCCTCGAGCTTCCCATGACCCGGCTCCTCGTCAGCCGGGCCGCCCCCTCTCCCGAGGAACGCCTCACCCTGAAGCGATCCGCGGAAATCTCCTTCGGGCTCCACGCGGGGATCATCCTGGTGGTTGCCTTCGTCCTGATCATCCTGCCCCTGATCAAGCCCGAGCAGCTCACCGAGCTGATCCTCACCCTGCAGGCGCCTCCCGCGCCCCAGACCGAGCAGTTCCCCGAGGCCGACATCCACAAGGACACCACGGTCTACAAGGAAGAGAGCCTGGTCAAGGAAGCGGGGCAGTCCGGGGGCGCCAAGGAGTCGAAACCGGGCGGCGGCGGGGGCGGAGGCGGCTCCCTTCCCGACGTCAAGCCCCAGAGCCATGACTACGGGGACGCCAAGGGCTTCGTCCCCAAGCCCATCAAGGACGCCTTCGACATGCCCGAACTGGAACCGGACGCGCCCATCCTCCCTACGGGCATGGCCGTTCCCCCGCCCCCCAACATCAGCAACCTGATGCCCAGCAACAAGCTGGTGGACGGCCCCATCGTGCCCGACCACGTTCCCGAGGTCATCGGCGGCGGGACCGGCACCGGGGTCGGCTCCGGCCGGGGCAGCGGTTACGGCCCGGGGAGCGGCGGCGGCTGGGGCGGCGGGACCGGCGGCGGACGGGGCCCGGGCACGGGTCGCGGCAGCGGCCCCGGCGACGGCGACGGCATCGGGTACGCCAAGGCGGGCGACCCCGGGGTGCAGGCCCCCCAGGCCATCTTCAAGCCCAACCCCAAGTTCACCGACGAGGCCATCCAGCGCCGGGTGACGGGCGTCGTCCTGCTCGTGGGGATCGTCCGCGAGAACGGCCGGATGGACACCATCCGCGTCCTCCGGGGCCTGGGCTACGGCCTGGACGAGTCGGCCCAGCAGACGGTGCTCTCCAAGTGGAAGTTCAAGCCCGGCATGAAGGACGGCCGCCCGGTCGCCTGCCAGGTCACCATCGAGGTGGTCTTCCAGCTCTACTGA
- a CDS encoding GTP cyclohydrolase I FolE2, with protein sequence MIDVQQYKDNRRIGLDKVGVKGITYPIIVLDRHDRHQSTVATVNMYVDLPHDFKGTHMSRFLEVLNQYRGEMTMYKMPEILREMRERLGAEKAHLELEFPYFIEKEAPVSRARSLMDYTCRFLGTINHDLDFVMGVRVPVTSLCPCSREISRFGAHNQRSHVTVAVRTTEFVWLEELIGIVEQAASCELYSLLKREDEKFVTERAYENPVFVEDLARDVAVRLEEDPRVIWYAIEAENFESIHNHSAYASLEVDKRSR encoded by the coding sequence ATGATCGACGTACAGCAATACAAGGACAACCGGAGGATCGGCCTGGACAAGGTGGGCGTGAAGGGCATCACCTACCCCATCATCGTGCTGGACCGGCACGACCGGCACCAGTCCACCGTGGCCACCGTGAATATGTACGTGGACCTCCCCCACGACTTCAAGGGGACCCACATGTCCCGGTTCCTCGAGGTCCTGAACCAGTACCGGGGCGAGATGACCATGTACAAGATGCCCGAGATCCTCCGGGAGATGCGGGAACGCCTGGGGGCCGAGAAAGCCCACCTGGAGCTGGAATTCCCGTACTTCATCGAGAAGGAGGCGCCCGTCAGCCGCGCCCGCTCCCTGATGGACTACACCTGCCGTTTCCTCGGGACCATCAACCACGATCTCGACTTCGTGATGGGCGTGCGGGTGCCCGTCACGAGCCTGTGCCCCTGCTCCCGGGAGATCAGCCGTTTCGGCGCCCACAACCAGCGATCCCACGTCACCGTGGCCGTCCGGACCACCGAGTTCGTCTGGCTGGAGGAACTCATCGGGATCGTGGAACAGGCCGCCAGCTGCGAACTCTACTCCCTCCTCAAGCGGGAGGACGAGAAATTCGTCACCGAGCGGGCCTACGAAAACCCCGTCTTCGTGGAGGACCTGGCACGGGACGTGGCCGTCCGCCTCGAGGAGGACCCCCGGGTCATCTGGTACGCCATCGAGGCCGAGAATTTCGAGAGCATCCACAACCACTCCGCCTACGCGTCCCTCGAAGTGGACAAGCGTTCCCGATGA